The segment GCTCAAGCCGCTTGAGATCGCCATAGGCGAGCTCGCCGCAGGGGCGATCCGCATAGCCTCCCATGCCGACGAGCTCGAGCAGCCGGCCAGCCTCGCCGCGATCGAAATTCGGCGCTGAGCCCCAGAGATTGAACAACTGCTTTTCATGCGAGATCAAAGCGACCTGCACGTTCTCGCGCACGGTCATGGTTGCGAACGTCGCGGTGATCTGGAAGGTGCGACCGACGCCCAGCCGCCAGATCTCGCGCGGCTTCTTGCCGGTGGTTTCTTCGCCAAGCAGGCGGACGTGGCCGGTATCAGGCTTGTTCTGGCCGTTGAGCATGTCGAAACAGGTGCTCTTGCCTGCGCCGTTCGGTCCAATCAGCGCCAAAATCTCACCGGCGCGTAGCGAGAACGAGACGCCGCGCACGGCATGGATGCCGCCATAGGATTTGGTCAGGCCTTCGACCGCGAGAAGTGGGGGTGCGACGCTCATTCGGCGGACTCGATCGGCTTGGCCAACAGAGATGATCCCGGCGGCGAGGACTTCCTGCGGCGCTGCGCCAGTAGCTCCAGCATGCCGACGATGCCCTTGGGGAAGACGACGACGATCAGCACGATGAAGCCGCCGAGCACGAGCTTTGACAGATCGGTCTGGCTGACAAGCCAGATGTTCAAAGCCTTGTAGACGATCGCACCGATCACCGCGCCCGACACAGTCTCGACGCCGCCGAGCAGCACCATGACCAGCGCATCGACCGAGAGCGAGAT is part of the Bradyrhizobium commune genome and harbors:
- a CDS encoding ABC transporter ATP-binding protein, with the protein product MSVAPPLLAVEGLTKSYGGIHAVRGVSFSLRAGEILALIGPNGAGKSTCFDMLNGQNKPDTGHVRLLGEETTGKKPREIWRLGVGRTFQITATFATMTVRENVQVALISHEKQLFNLWGSAPNFDRGEAGRLLELVGMGGYADRPCGELAYGDLKRLELAVALANEPKLLLMDEPTAGMAPRERVELMRLTARIAREKSIGVLFTEHDMDVVFEHADRIIVLNRGTLIAEGSPAEVRGNPQVQAIYLGEGLLYEGGHRQGASA